In Streptomyces sp. NBC_01551, one DNA window encodes the following:
- a CDS encoding haloacid dehalogenase-like hydrolase, with the protein MTPRSTARRLQAVAAAAITAGTLVATAPAAQAARPGGHCVTPKLAAGWYGDNQARLQRLIDEYGRCNPYRPNRNKPVAVFDWDNTVVKNDVGDATMFWLLRNGKIRQPAARDWSTTSRFLTPAAARALADACGALAHPGDPLPTGTPAGAGCADEINAVYGTAATRGGAAAFAGWDRRTTEPGYAWLPQLMQGWTAREVRGFAAAARTENLAAPIGAKQQVGSSAATGWVRYYDQQKDLVRGLQKAGFDVWISSASPQPVVEVWAEGVGIDADHVIGIRNVTSYGGKFTPHLRGCGSVEDGADTMITYIDGKRCWINKEIFGVRGAAAEKVQPAARRQVFAAGDSDTDISFLRDATALRLVVNRNKNELMCRAYDNSDGKWIVNPMFIEPKSRKAAPYPCATSGYVDHDGTPGPVRRGDTSIIPDQTDAVFGG; encoded by the coding sequence GGCCGTCGCCGCCGCCGCGATCACCGCCGGCACCCTCGTCGCCACCGCGCCCGCCGCCCAGGCGGCCCGCCCCGGCGGCCACTGCGTCACCCCGAAGCTCGCGGCCGGCTGGTACGGGGACAACCAGGCCCGCCTCCAGCGGCTGATCGACGAGTACGGCCGCTGCAACCCGTACCGGCCGAACCGGAACAAGCCCGTCGCCGTGTTCGACTGGGACAACACCGTCGTCAAGAACGACGTCGGCGACGCCACCATGTTCTGGCTGCTGCGCAACGGCAAGATACGCCAGCCCGCCGCCCGCGACTGGTCCACCACCAGCCGCTTCCTCACCCCTGCCGCCGCCCGGGCGCTGGCCGACGCCTGCGGCGCACTCGCCCACCCCGGCGACCCGCTGCCCACCGGCACCCCGGCGGGCGCAGGCTGCGCCGACGAGATCAACGCCGTCTACGGGACGGCCGCGACGCGGGGCGGGGCCGCCGCCTTCGCGGGCTGGGACCGGCGCACCACCGAACCCGGCTACGCCTGGCTCCCGCAGCTGATGCAGGGCTGGACCGCGCGCGAGGTCCGCGGCTTCGCGGCCGCCGCCCGCACCGAGAACCTCGCGGCGCCGATCGGCGCCAAGCAGCAGGTCGGCAGCTCCGCCGCCACCGGCTGGGTCCGCTACTACGACCAGCAGAAGGACCTCGTGCGGGGCCTGCAGAAGGCCGGCTTCGACGTCTGGATCAGCTCGGCCTCGCCGCAGCCGGTCGTCGAGGTGTGGGCCGAGGGCGTCGGCATCGACGCGGACCACGTCATCGGCATCCGCAACGTGACCTCCTACGGCGGGAAGTTCACCCCGCACCTGCGGGGCTGCGGGTCGGTCGAGGACGGCGCCGACACGATGATCACGTACATCGACGGCAAGCGCTGCTGGATCAACAAGGAGATCTTCGGCGTGCGCGGCGCCGCGGCCGAGAAGGTCCAGCCGGCCGCGCGGCGACAGGTGTTCGCCGCGGGCGACTCCGACACCGACATCTCGTTCCTGCGGGACGCGACCGCGCTGCGGCTCGTGGTCAACCGGAACAAGAACGAGCTGATGTGCCGCGCGTACGACAACAGCGACGGCAAGTGGATCGTGAACCCGATGTTCATCGAGCCGAAGTCGCGCAAGGCCGCGCCGTACCCGTGCGCGACGAGCGGGTACGTGGACCACGACGGCACGCCGGGGCCCGTCCGGCGGGGTGACACGAGCATCATCCCCGACCAGACGGACGCGGTGTTCGGCGGCTAG
- a CDS encoding amino acid deaminase/aldolase produces MNPPAGGDRARYDRATAHLDAPLAIVDLDAFDANADDLVRRAGGKPIRVASKSVRCRALLERVLARPGFAGIMSYTLAESIWLARSGFEDVLLAYPSADRAGFAELAGDPKLAGAVTVMVDDPAQLELIDRSRDGHGTQEIRVCLELDTALHLFGGKVRVGARRSPLREPAQLADLARAVRARPGFRVVGVMGYEGHVAGVGDALAGRPLRSRAIRLMQAAARKELAARRAEAVRAVRSVVPDLEFVNGGGTGSVQQTAAEDAVTEIAAGSGLYVPRLFDNYSSFRGRPAALFAQPVVRRPGVGVVTVLGGGYPASGAAGADRLPVPYLPQGLRYDPQEGAGEVQTPLLGSPADDLLIGDRVWFRHAKAGELCERFDALHLIEGDRVTATVPTYRGEGRTFL; encoded by the coding sequence ATGAATCCCCCCGCCGGAGGTGACCGGGCCCGCTACGACCGGGCCACCGCCCACCTCGACGCGCCGCTGGCCATCGTCGACCTCGACGCCTTCGACGCCAACGCCGACGACCTCGTACGCCGCGCCGGCGGCAAGCCGATCCGCGTGGCCAGCAAGTCCGTCCGGTGCCGCGCGCTGCTCGAACGGGTCCTGGCCCGGCCCGGGTTCGCCGGGATCATGTCGTACACCCTCGCCGAGAGCATCTGGCTGGCCCGCTCCGGGTTCGAGGACGTCCTGCTCGCCTACCCCTCCGCCGACCGCGCCGGCTTCGCCGAACTCGCCGGCGACCCCAAGCTGGCGGGCGCCGTCACCGTCATGGTCGACGACCCCGCCCAGCTGGAGCTGATCGACCGGTCCCGCGACGGACACGGCACCCAGGAGATCCGGGTCTGCCTGGAGCTCGACACCGCGCTCCACCTCTTCGGCGGCAAGGTCCGCGTCGGCGCCCGCCGTTCGCCGCTGCGCGAGCCCGCGCAGCTCGCGGACCTCGCCCGTGCCGTCCGCGCCCGGCCGGGCTTCCGCGTCGTCGGGGTCATGGGCTACGAGGGCCATGTCGCCGGCGTCGGCGACGCCCTCGCGGGGCGGCCGCTGCGTTCCCGGGCCATCCGCCTGATGCAGGCCGCCGCCCGCAAGGAGCTGGCGGCCCGCCGCGCCGAGGCCGTCCGGGCCGTCCGCTCCGTGGTCCCGGACCTGGAGTTCGTCAACGGCGGCGGCACCGGAAGCGTCCAGCAGACCGCCGCCGAGGACGCCGTCACCGAGATCGCCGCCGGTTCGGGGCTCTACGTACCGCGGCTGTTCGACAACTACAGCTCGTTCCGGGGCCGCCCCGCCGCCCTCTTCGCGCAGCCGGTGGTCCGCAGGCCCGGCGTGGGCGTGGTCACCGTGCTCGGCGGCGGGTACCCCGCCTCCGGCGCGGCCGGGGCGGACCGGCTCCCGGTCCCGTACCTCCCCCAGGGCCTGCGCTACGACCCGCAGGAAGGCGCGGGCGAGGTGCAGACCCCGCTGCTCGGCAGCCCGGCCGACGACCTGCTGATCGGCGACCGGGTCTGGTTCCGCCACGCCAAGGCGGGGGAACTGTGCGAGCGCTTCGACGCGTTGCACCTGATCGAGGGCGACCGCGTCACCGCCACCGTCCCGACCTACCGGGGCGAAGGCCGCACCTTCCTCTAG
- a CDS encoding VOC family protein, producing the protein MRLDHVSYAVARDSFVSTVQWIGSALGAGFVDGGVHPRFGTRNFILPLSGGTYVEVVTTLDHPAADRAPFGQAVARRAAEGGGWLGWVVSVDDIAPVEARLGRTSAEGHRVRPDGFDLRWKQIGLLELLEDPQLPYFLQWSVPVEERPSADPRTSTTIQGVSIAGDAASIAEFLGEPADHPLDQIDVTWVEDEEPGLVSVEFATAHGPVTI; encoded by the coding sequence GTGCGACTTGATCACGTGTCCTATGCGGTGGCCCGCGACAGCTTCGTCTCGACCGTCCAGTGGATCGGGTCGGCCCTCGGCGCCGGGTTCGTCGACGGGGGCGTGCACCCGCGATTCGGCACCCGCAATTTCATTCTCCCGCTGAGCGGCGGCACCTACGTCGAGGTCGTCACCACACTCGACCACCCCGCCGCCGACCGCGCACCCTTCGGCCAGGCGGTCGCGCGCCGCGCCGCCGAGGGCGGCGGCTGGCTCGGTTGGGTGGTCTCCGTCGACGACATCGCCCCGGTCGAGGCCCGCCTCGGCCGCACCTCGGCCGAGGGCCACCGTGTCCGCCCCGACGGGTTCGACCTGAGGTGGAAGCAGATCGGCCTGCTGGAGCTGCTGGAGGACCCGCAACTGCCCTACTTCCTTCAGTGGTCGGTCCCCGTCGAGGAGCGCCCGAGCGCCGACCCGCGCACCTCCACCACCATCCAGGGGGTCTCCATCGCCGGCGACGCCGCCTCCATCGCCGAATTCCTCGGCGAACCGGCCGACCACCCCCTCGACCAGATCGACGTCACCTGGGTCGAGGATGAGGAACCGGGACTGGTCTCGGTCGAGTTCGCCACCGCCCACGGCCCGGTCACGATCTGA